The nucleotide sequence GTTTACAAGGCCATCCTACTACTCACGAAGGTTTGCCTGGTGTACGAATCGCGTCAGGTTCATTGGGACAGGGCATGTCAGTGGCCTTAGGTGCTGCACAGGCCAAAAAGCTCAACAAAGATTCCAAACTGGTCTATACCCTTCACGGTGATGGCGAGTTACAGGAAGGCCAAAATTGGGAAGCCATTATGTATGCCGCTGGTAAGAAAGTGGACAACATTATTGCCACCATAGATTATAACGGCCAACAGATAGACGGGGCTACGGAGGATGTACTTCCTATGGGAGACCTAAAGAAAAAATTTGAAGCTTTTGGATGGGATGTCTTGGACATAAAGGAAGGAAATGATCTGGAAGCCGTTATAAAAGGGATGAAAGAAGCCAAAAGTAGGACCGGAAAAGGAAAACCGGTATGTGTACTATTGCACACCATAATGGGACACGGAGTAGATTTTATGATGTACACCCACGCATGGCACGGTAAGGCTCCCAACGACGAGCAATTGGCGACCGCTTTGGCGCAGAACCCAGAAACCTTAGGGGATTACTAATCCACAACCTTTTCCAAAAAAATTAAAGAAAATACAGATGAAAAAATATATAGATCAAGGTAAGAATGACACAAGAAGTGGTTTTGGTGCGGGACTGGCCGAATTGGGCAGGACCAACCCCAATGTAGTTGCTTTGTGCGCTGATTTGGTAGGATCCCTTAAGATGGAGAAATTTATAGAGGAAAATCCCGAGCGTTTCTTCCAAATAGGTATTGCCGAAGCCAATATGATGGGTATTGCCGCAGGACTTACCATAGGTGGAAAAATTCCCTTTACCGGAACTTTTGCCAACTTTTCAACTGGAAGGGTCTATGATCAAATAAGACAATCTATCGCTTATTCCGATAAGAACGTAAAAATCTGTGCTTCCCATGCGGGGGTTACCCTAGGTGAAGACGGTGCTACACACCAAATATTGGAAGATTTGGGATTGATGAAGATGTTGCCCGGAATGACCGTCATCAACACTTGCGACTACAATCAGACAAAGGCCGCCACCATTGCAATAGCAGAACATCACGGTCCTGTTTATCTAAGGTTTGGGCGACCAAAAGTGGCCAACTTTACCCCTGTTGACCAAAAATTTGAAATAGGTAAAGCCGTTATGCTGAATGAGGGAACCGATGTTACCATAGTTGCCACTGGTCACTTGGTATGGGAAGCCTTGATAGCAGCCGAAAATTTAGAAAAACAAGGCATATCCGCCGAAGTAATAAACATACATACCATTAAGCCTCTTGACGGGGAAGCAGTGTTAAAATCTGTTAAAAAAACAGGTTGCATAGTTACTGCGGAAGAACATAATTATTTAGGTGGACTTGGTGAAAGTATCTCCGGATTCCTAGCTACCACGCACCCCACACCCCAAGAATTTGTTGCTACCAAAGATACTTTTGGGGAAAGTGGCACACCTGAACAATTAATGGATAAATACGGATTAAACAATAAAGCTATAGAGAACGCCGTTGTGAGTGTGTTAAAAAGAAAATAATCAAATCCCTTTTAGGGAGATGAGGATTCTTAACATGACAAATGGCGAAAACTATGGAACAGAACTCAACTAAACTGCTAAAAACCTACCAGCAATAAAGGTAGAATTTAGCGGTTTTTTTGTGCCACTAACTTAGCCTTTTCGTGTCAAGATAATTTCTTTTTAGGTTAAACAATTAAAAAAGTTGTGCCTAAAATTGCACAATGTATTCTAATTTTAAAAGAACACAGTATGATGAAGAAAACAGTTTTATTAGCAGCTATTGCTTTAATGGGCATAACTGCACACGCGCAAAAAGGTTCAGGGTTCGGCATCAAAGGCGGACTTAACTATGGCGCTAATGGTGATTATTTTGAATCTACCGAACAAGCCTACAAAGACCCTAAAAGCAACGTGGGGTATCACCTAGGAATTTTCGGGCAGGTTGGGGATAAAATTTACCTGAGACCTGAATTGGTTTACACCAAAACAAAATCGGACTATGAAAATAATAGTTTGAACATGAGCAAACTAGATCTTCCTGTTCTATTGGGTATCAATATCATAGGCCCACTTAACGTTTTTGCCGGACCAGCGTTTCAATATATTTTGGATACGGATTATGACGGGATCACCATCGGCGATGTTGAAAATGATTTTACGGTTGGTCTAAATATTGGTGCCGGACTGTCTTTTGGAAGGTTTGGAATAGACCTGAGATACGAAAGGGGTTTTAGTGAGAATGAAGTGACTGTTGTTGACGGTGCTTTTTCCAATGACCGAATTGACACAAGACCAGATCAATTGGTTTTAAGTGTTGCCTTAAAACTTTAAAAAAAACATTTTTACAGAAACTAAAAGAAGCTGTCTCGTTTGCTAAAATGAGGCGGTTTTTGTTTTTTTATAGATTTTCATCTGAATTTTTTCATGAAGTAGGCCATTTTAATTTTTTGGAAGGAGATTTTAAGTGCTTTAGGCACTTTTCTTTCTCATATTATGCGCCAGGGCATGTAATCCGAACTCTAATTCCACTTTATCCAACCCGCGATGGGTAAATCGTTTAAAATTTCGGTTAGATTTGATATGGGCAAAGACCGGCTCCACATCAGCCGTTCTTTTTCTACGCTTTATTTCTCCTAGTTCAGATAAAAGATGCTCTCTAGCCTTCTGTTTGTAATGCTCCAGGGCATGGTTACGTTCTATTACCCGATTGTATTTTCCTTTAAAACAAACATTCCTTATTGGACACCCATTGCAATTTTTTGCGCTATACTTACTTACTGTTTGCCTGTAGCCTGATTTGGTGGTCTTTGTTGCTTGGGCTATTTTCTCCATCCGCTGTCCCATCGGACATACATAATGATCTTCCTTTTCATTGTAATAAAGTTGGTCCCGGTGGAAGGGAGCCTTTTCCTTACGCTTTTTTCCTGCCTTATTTTGTTCTTTATCAAAAGTGTTGAATTTTACATAGCCTTTGATTCCTTTTTCAGAGAGTAGTTCATAGTTTTCCTGGCTTCCGTAACCAGCATCAGCAGTAAGAGTTTCTGGAAGATTTTGATAGAGGTATTCATAATTCTCAAGATGAGGCCGTAGGGTATGAATATCATTGGTGTCCTGGTGTAGGGTATAATTTAGGATGAACTGATCTTCGGAACTGATCTGTACATTGTAGCTTGGCTTAAGCTGCCCGTTTTTCATATGGTCTTCTTTCATTCGCATGAAAGTAGCATCGGGATCTGTTTTGCTATAACTGCTTCGGTTGCCAAGGAGTTGCTCCTGTTGCTCATATTTTTCCAGGTTGGCAGGAAAATTTTTCGCAATATAGCGGGCTTTTGCTTTTGCTTTAGAGCTGGCTTTAGGATTCCCTTTGAGGATCTTGTCAATCTTTTGAGCTGTTTTTTCTACCTTCTCCTTATCGACTTTTTTAAAATCTGGAGGAGTAGGATCGGTATCCTCTTCATCAGCAATGCTTTGAGCATACTCCCACATCTCTTCGAGCTGCCGGGCCATCTTTTCTTTTTGGGTTTTAAGGGCATTGCCCCAAACAAAGGTGTAACGGCCGGCTACGGATTCTATTTTGGTGCCATCGGTATAAACTTCTTTTAACTTCACAAGGCCTTCCTGGGCCAGCAATAATACCACTTGCTTAAAAATATCTTTGAAAACATCCTTTAGCTTTTGGCTTCTAAACCTGGCTATGGTATTATGGTCAGCCACCTGCTTATTGGAGAGCCACATGAAGTTAATGTTCTCCCGCATGGCCTTTTCTATCTTACGGGTAGAATAGGTATTGTCCATATACGCATAGACCATTACCTTCAACATCATCTTTGGATGATAACTTGGCTGACCGTCTTTACTATAGGCTTTAATTAGTGGCTTTAGATCCAGATGTTCGATAACTCCATTGACAATCCGAACCGGATGGTCTTCTGGAATCAATTCTTCAATAGAGGGAGGAAAAAGCCAATTTTGTTGTTGATTGTACTCCTTGAAATTGCGCTTCATTTGGTAGTAATATTGCAACAGTAATGTAGCAAAAACCTAGCATTTATACAAGATAATCAAGCTATTTCAAAGAATGATCCAAAAAAAAAAGCTGCCTCTATTAATGAGACAGCTTCTTTTTATTTGGTAACCTATTAGATCAACCTCAAATATTTTTGTCCAAATAATCGGGAATACCATCATCATTAGCGTCACCCAATTCATCTTTGGTAAGGATACCATCCCCGTCGTCATCCGTGTCCAAATAATTTGGAAGTCCATCCTCATCGGTATCATCATTAAAAAGATTACCGTCCCCATCCAAATCTTCAAGAATAGTACTTACTCCGTCCCGATCATGATCCGCTGTATTGGTAGCCAATAGGTTTACTTCAAACATTAAAGGTGCATAGGTTGCTCCCGGTGCACTTCCGCTGAAATAAGCAATACCTGAGGGCATAAAAATTAAACCTACCCCACTTCCGGTCACGGTAAAGGTACCATCGCCATTTTCAATTATATCGCCCCCCGACTTAAATTTGGGCATTCCCTCCTTAAATCCTTTTATTACCCCAGAATTACCAGAAATTCCGGAACCCTGCATATCGAACCAGACAGGGGATCCCAGTCTGCTATCAAAAATTGTCCCATCCAGGCGCATACCCTGGTACTTTAAATATACAGAATCTACAGGGGTAGGATTTTCACCTGTTCCTTCCCTGGCCACTATATAATACAAGGTATGTGGAATATCAACTTCTTCAGCATCCAATCCCAAATCACTGGAAGATATGTTTATCACTTGGGTTAAGGCATCTTCGAAAAGGGATTTCTTGTCCGCATTCGCTCCAGCTATGGTATCGATCCTAATTCTTAGGTCAAAACCTTCATCAATTGGTTCCTCAAAATCTTCATAGTTATAAAAATGAGTTTTTAAATATGCTTGGATTTCAGCA is from Arenibacter algicola and encodes:
- a CDS encoding transketolase; translated protein: MDKMPKLQELQDLTVQVRRDILRMVHKVNSGHPGGSLGCTEFIVSLYNEIMELKGGFDMDGKGEDLFFLSNGHISPVFYSVLARKGYFPVDELNTFRLIDSRLQGHPTTHEGLPGVRIASGSLGQGMSVALGAAQAKKLNKDSKLVYTLHGDGELQEGQNWEAIMYAAGKKVDNIIATIDYNGQQIDGATEDVLPMGDLKKKFEAFGWDVLDIKEGNDLEAVIKGMKEAKSRTGKGKPVCVLLHTIMGHGVDFMMYTHAWHGKAPNDEQLATALAQNPETLGDY
- a CDS encoding transketolase family protein — translated: MKKYIDQGKNDTRSGFGAGLAELGRTNPNVVALCADLVGSLKMEKFIEENPERFFQIGIAEANMMGIAAGLTIGGKIPFTGTFANFSTGRVYDQIRQSIAYSDKNVKICASHAGVTLGEDGATHQILEDLGLMKMLPGMTVINTCDYNQTKAATIAIAEHHGPVYLRFGRPKVANFTPVDQKFEIGKAVMLNEGTDVTIVATGHLVWEALIAAENLEKQGISAEVINIHTIKPLDGEAVLKSVKKTGCIVTAEEHNYLGGLGESISGFLATTHPTPQEFVATKDTFGESGTPEQLMDKYGLNNKAIENAVVSVLKRK
- a CDS encoding outer membrane beta-barrel protein gives rise to the protein MKKTVLLAAIALMGITAHAQKGSGFGIKGGLNYGANGDYFESTEQAYKDPKSNVGYHLGIFGQVGDKIYLRPELVYTKTKSDYENNSLNMSKLDLPVLLGINIIGPLNVFAGPAFQYILDTDYDGITIGDVENDFTVGLNIGAGLSFGRFGIDLRYERGFSENEVTVVDGAFSNDRIDTRPDQLVLSVALKL
- a CDS encoding IS1182 family transposase, producing MKRNFKEYNQQQNWLFPPSIEELIPEDHPVRIVNGVIEHLDLKPLIKAYSKDGQPSYHPKMMLKVMVYAYMDNTYSTRKIEKAMRENINFMWLSNKQVADHNTIARFRSQKLKDVFKDIFKQVVLLLAQEGLVKLKEVYTDGTKIESVAGRYTFVWGNALKTQKEKMARQLEEMWEYAQSIADEEDTDPTPPDFKKVDKEKVEKTAQKIDKILKGNPKASSKAKAKARYIAKNFPANLEKYEQQEQLLGNRSSYSKTDPDATFMRMKEDHMKNGQLKPSYNVQISSEDQFILNYTLHQDTNDIHTLRPHLENYEYLYQNLPETLTADAGYGSQENYELLSEKGIKGYVKFNTFDKEQNKAGKKRKEKAPFHRDQLYYNEKEDHYVCPMGQRMEKIAQATKTTKSGYRQTVSKYSAKNCNGCPIRNVCFKGKYNRVIERNHALEHYKQKAREHLLSELGEIKRRKRTADVEPVFAHIKSNRNFKRFTHRGLDKVELEFGLHALAHNMRKKSA
- a CDS encoding FKBP-type peptidyl-prolyl cis-trans isomerase; this translates as MNIKRFLVVAVIFLTIWSCKKDDGDDFEVIPPRLLSEVIVENDAEIQAYLKTHFYNYEDFEEPIDEGFDLRIRIDTIAGANADKKSLFEDALTQVINISSSDLGLDAEEVDIPHTLYYIVAREGTGENPTPVDSVYLKYQGMRLDGTIFDSRLGSPVWFDMQGSGISGNSGVIKGFKEGMPKFKSGGDIIENGDGTFTVTGSGVGLIFMPSGIAYFSGSAPGATYAPLMFEVNLLATNTADHDRDGVSTILEDLDGDGNLFNDDTDEDGLPNYLDTDDDGDGILTKDELGDANDDGIPDYLDKNI